acatttgtttacatccctgttagtgagcatttctcctttgccaagataatctgtCCTCCTGACAGGggtggcatattaagaagctgattaaacagcatgatcataacacaggtgcaccttgtgcggtGGACAGTAAAagcccactctaaaatgtgcagttttgtcacacaacacaatcccacagatgtctcaagttttgagggagcatgcaattggcatactgactgcaggtaTGTCCACCATAACTGTTGCTATAGAATTTAATGTTGATTTCTCTACCATCAACCTCCTCAATgtctttttagagaatttggcagtatgtccaactggcctcacaaccgcagaccatgtgtatatGGCGTAGTGTGGGCAGGCAGtttgtcaacattgtgaacagagggccccatggtggcgtTGGGTTATGCTATGGGCAGGCATtcgctacggacaacaaacacaattgcattttatcgatggcaatttgaatgcacagagataccgtgatgatatcctgaggcccattgtcgtgccaattatggtggtcacaccagatactgactggttttctgagccAAGCCCcaacctttttttaaggtatctgagtCTGACATAAACATATCTTTATTCCCACTCATATGAACTCCATAGATTAGAGCCCAATgagtttatttcaattgactgatttccttatgtgaactgtaactcagtaaaatctttgaaattgttgggtttatatttttgttcagtagaaataattcaaatactgagctatattttaTGCTCAAAAGAATAGGAaagttatattattttatactaatacaattggtCAAAGAAAGATACTTTGTTTAATTAGTAGTACTACTCAAAAAGGTAGTGGTGAAAAATTGACACCCCTAAAAATGATTATAAATGAAGTAGTCAAAGGTGTAGTATTTGGTTCCATATTCCTAgctcacaatgactacatcaagcttgtaacTATACAAacgtgttggatgcatttgcagtttgttttggttgtgtttcagattattttgtgcccaattgaAATGAATGGTAACTAATGTATTGTCATTGTGGAGTCACTTTTTAGTTGTAAATatgaatataatatgtttctaaacacttgtaTATTAATGTGAATTATACCaggattacggataatcctgaatgaatggTGAATAATTAGGAGTGACAAAGTTGCATAGTGTCAAAGATCCTACctccaaaacatgctaacctctcaccattaccaataacaggggaggttagcatgtcttgggggtaagaTCTTTGACTCTGTAAATCtgtcatcattattcatgactgttacttgttaaataaaaatatatttatctgGGCAATTGTTTTAGTATAAAACAATTATAATTTCCCAATTTTTATTTAGCATACACTAGCTCAGTATTTTAATGATTTATcttatacagtcattattgctcTTCTTTgtcaagggtgtcaatcatttcaaaCCCCACTGTATATAACTTAATTTGCTTCCCCAGGTGTTTAAGATGCTGACTAATAAGGAGTCTCTAGATCAGATCATTGTGGCCACGCCAGGGCTTAGATCTGACCCGGTAGCGCTAGGCAAGTACTGATTAGCCCTGCCCGTTATGACATAACATCATCCTAACCATGTCACCAAGGAGGTTATCTCTTACAATGCTATGCTTCTGAATCTTGCAGGAGTGCTCCAAGACAAAGATCTATTTGTGCAATTCACAGACCCCAACATGCTGGATGTGTAAGTGTTTTTGTTCCATATACTGTAGAATGACTTTGTCATGCCATGTTGTGAATGAGTAACTTAGACTGTGGATTTGTGACATTAGGGATAATACAAAAGTATTAAACGTTTTGCCTTGTAGGTTGATCAGTTCTCACCCAGCCTTGGTCAATGCCATCATCCTGGTCCTCCACTCAGTGGCTGGCAGCATGCCTGCTCAGTCCAGCGCCGGCTCCTCCCGCAACGTCTCCTCCAGCTCCTACAGTGACATGCCAGGTGAGCATCACACTGGTGGAAACTACAGGGTAGTGTTCAATAGGTTAGACAGTAGAAAAATGGTTTGCAACGGAAAACAAACATCTGTTCTTATTGGACAAGGTTCAGGTagcacctctctgtttcattctTTTTCAAACCGTTTAGtccctactgaacacaacccagtgATGGCCACATCGGTCTGTCACTCATGATCACTAAGACTGGAACATGTATGACgtttgtgttgtcttgtctgCAGGAGGGTTTATGTTTGAGGGCATGTCTGATGACGATGAAGATTTCCAATCGGTGAGTCAATCTAGCTGGATTGAGATTTAAAATGTAAATATAGATGGAGTAGAGCTAACATCATTGCTATGTGTGTAACTAGGGCAATCAGGCAGGACCATCCAACCAAACCGGGGGCCCAGCAGGAATGCGGCCAGTGTCccttggccatagtggagctACAGGCCCTCGACCCATAACACAGAGTGAGCTGGCCACTGCCCTGGCCCTGGCCAGTACTCCTGAGAGCAGTGCTGTTACTCCCACTGCAGGGGCTCAGGTAAAGAATGTCCCATCATCCTCCCTCAACACACAAACGCACTCCTCTACCAGTGACACAGAGCAAACACTTGCCCTTCTAACTGCGTGCCCCTTGTTCTGTGTTGCAGCAGGACACCTCATCTGGAGTGCCTCCCACGCCAGCAGGGACTCCTGTCAGCAATGACCTTTTCAGCCAGGCACTGCAGCAGGCTCTGCAGGCCTCCAGCATGTCCTCTCTGCAGGTCagtctcttctcctttcctcttctcctctctactctctcattatctcctttccctctcctcctttcctctcactctctcctctcactgtGCTACATGAGCCACGAGGACAGACCAGATCCACATGTCTCGACCTTTTAAAGGACAACACTGTGGATAGAAGCTGTGCTCTTAATCATACTGCCTGGAGCAATGGCACTCGCTGCGTTTCTATTTGGTCTCTCTCTAGCTGGAGTAATGACAGCCTAAGCTTCAATGCCTCTGTGTGTTTTGGTCTGTTTGCCAGTAGTTTTAAGGGTAGCTTTGTTCTACTGTCTTATAGGGGCGTTGGCAGTCCCAGCTGCAGCAGCTGAGAGACATGGGGATCCAGGATGAGGAGCTGATGTTACGGGCGCTCCAGGCTACAGAGGGGGACATCCAGTCAGCTCTGGAGCTCATCTTTGCTGGAGGGCCAGGACTCTGAGCCAAGCCAGGGCCCTGAGAGAGGAGAGTGCACAGACCCAAGCTGATGGCTCTGGTCATTCTGCCATTGGGCTGTGATATGGACACTTATATGGACACAATGTTTCAGACATGAAGACCTCATTACTACTCCTCTACCCTTTCATACACAGCCTAAATGGAACAACTTTTAAATGAGTCAGTCAGATTCAGGGGTAGATAAGGTGTTTATCTTTATTACAAGTCAAAAACaaaaataataaatgttttgCCAGCCATTTAAAGGAGGTTTGTTGCTAGCCCCTGAAGGCTTTAAACTCATCACTGTATGAATATATACATAATGAAAGAGGGCTGTGTTCTACCAGAAATCTTCATTTTGTTTCAGACACTAGCATTGACTCAGATCTGCTATAAAATATGCCTCGGAAGAACGCAGTGTTGAGATTACCCCTAGAGTCTAATTGTGATTCATACAGTTGTACACTAGGTGGCAATGTCTAACCTCTTACCATAGTTCCTTTGCGATTCCATTCAATAGAGAAATCGGGAGTAGAAATTTGACAAATATGGCTAGCTGATGTTTGAACTGATTCTGAAACTGgttcagttgggctgccagatcAATAAACACATACATAATGTAATAGTTGTTTGAGAGTAAATGTAAATACCAGTATTAGACTATTTTTGTGGTTTGATAAAAATATAGACTCATCCAACATTTATGAGATTTATTACATTTTTACTCTTTTAACAGCTGACATTATGCAAACATTGTACTGCAGAAGGATAACCTTGTATCCATTCTAAGTACCATCCATTCAGATGTTATTGTGTCTGAGCTGAACACGGTCGCTACGAGCAAATGGCTTTTCTCAATATTCAAATGGGCTTGCTCTTTAAACAACCAGACTCATTTTGTGTGCTGCTTTGTCTCATTGTCTCCCATTGGGGTGCTGTGGCAGAAGAGGACAAATTGTGTTCCCCCCTCACCCTACCATTCTCAATCTTCAGTAATTGCCCTGCTTAGTTTTATAAGTGCGTCTTGTTGAATGGGGCTTTTCATGAGCACAGCACCCAAACAGTGCTTtgtgtctttctgtctccatTATCATTTTATATGCAGGCCGTGCACACCTGCAGGCAATTTCCCTGTGAATATCTCTTACAGAGTTTCTCGCTGGACTCTTCAGAACTTATTCAAATGATGTCGAGTCTTCAATTGGTTAATACAACGTTTGATTGCCTTTCAAGCTAATTTAAATAATTAATGATGCTCCATAGCAATTGACTTACTGTAGGCTTAGTAGACAATATATTGGTCTTCTTTGTTTGATAGATCACGTTAAAAGCATTGCAGCAATGGTAGAGGTATTGTGATTATTGAATAGAAAGGGTTTATTCTGCTGGTCGTTGCCATGTCAGACCTATCCTCTTAACTGCAGCATCACATCCTCAAACCTCCAACAATATACTGTCACAACATCCAGGGAAGTTGCCATGGAGACTCATTTATCTGATTCAGATGGGGATATGTAATCACATTGCACATCTTCACATATTGCTGTCATTGCACTACGTTTAGGTTACACACATTCTTTCTCTTTATTTTCTCCACCCGGAGGACAACGCAAAGACGATGAAACGCTTTCCTCGTCTGCCCCCTGACATCAAAATGGAGGTGAAAGAAGGTGCTGTCCAGACAGATTTGTTCAGTCACACTATACACCTGTGGCTgtatagtgacctctctctcccttctgtccatGCAGACAGGCTTGTGTGGGTCCTAGGGGGAATGAGGGTGTTATTTGTGGATGAAGGCATTGTCTTGGCTGGGTAGGAAACGGCACTTAATCGGGTGAGTCACTAATGTTTGACAAACTGTAGAGGGACAGAATAAATGCAGGGAAATAGGGGAAGACAGTCATTCCTcccatcctttctctccccaTTACCCCTGTCCCCCAG
The Oncorhynchus nerka isolate Pitt River linkage group LG28, Oner_Uvic_2.0, whole genome shotgun sequence genome window above contains:
- the LOC115113604 gene encoding ubiquitin-like protein 7 isoform X1; the encoded protein is METQQLMMSGWHLSLKLMDQPKSTFHFPETMPGDVSPGGYRVSTLKQLVSAQLPDSLPDPELIELVHCGHKLKDDLTLDSCGIQPGSTLHILKRTWPEPDINPEPVNRTTAAREFRVLQAALHSNSTYRDSVFKMLTNKESLDQIIVATPGLRSDPVALGVLQDKDLFVQFTDPNMLDVLISSHPALVNAIILVLHSVAGSMPAQSSAGSSRNVSSSSYSDMPGGFMFEGMSDDDEDFQSGNQAGPSNQTGGPAGMRPVSLGHSGATGPRPITQSELATALALASTPESSAVTPTAGAQQDTSSGVPPTPAGTPVSNDLFSQALQQALQASSMSSLQGRWQSQLQQLRDMGIQDEELMLRALQATEGDIQSALELIFAGGPGL
- the LOC115113604 gene encoding ubiquitin-like protein 7 isoform X3 codes for the protein MMSGWHLSLKLMDQPKSTFHFPETMPGDVSPGGYRVSTLKQLVSAQLPDSLPDPELIELVHCGHKLKDDLTLDSCGIQPGSTLHILKRTWPEPDINPEPVNRTTAAREFRVLQAALHSNSTYRDSVFKMLTNKESLDQIIVATPGLRSDPVALGVLQDKDLFVQFTDPNMLDVLISSHPALVNAIILVLHSVAGSMPAQSSAGSSRNVSSSSYSDMPGGFMFEGMSDDDEDFQSGNQAGPSNQTGGPAGMRPVSLGHSGATGPRPITQSELATALALASTPESSAVTPTAGAQQDTSSGVPPTPAGTPVSNDLFSQALQQALQASSMSSLQGRWQSQLQQLRDMGIQDEELMLRALQATEGDIQSALELIFAGGPGL
- the LOC115113604 gene encoding ubiquitin-like protein 7 isoform X2; this translates as METQQLMMSGWHLSLKLMDQPKSTFHFPETMPGDVSPGGYRVSTLKQLVSAQLPDSLPDPELIELVHCGHKLKDDLTLDSCGIQPGSTLHILKRTWPEPDINPEPVNRTTAAREFRVLQAALHSNSTYRDSVFKMLTNKESLDQIIVATPGLRSDPVALGVLQDKDLFVQFTDPNMLDVLISSHPALVNAIILVLHSVAGSMPAQSSAGSSRNVSSSSYSDMPGGFMFEGMSDDDEDFQSGNQAGPSNQTGGPAGMRPVSLGHSGATGPRPITQSELATALALASTPESSAVTPTAGAQDTSSGVPPTPAGTPVSNDLFSQALQQALQASSMSSLQGRWQSQLQQLRDMGIQDEELMLRALQATEGDIQSALELIFAGGPGL